Proteins encoded within one genomic window of Triticum aestivum cultivar Chinese Spring chromosome 2D, IWGSC CS RefSeq v2.1, whole genome shotgun sequence:
- the LOC123054604 gene encoding uncharacterized protein isoform X1 codes for MEYERIHKPQAGALSPTKLRMKLLGAHNRVRVISSSSSRTSPSKNAEPSLAHNRLLVCDVLDEVSDSSGASKCPAAVSNTEVIDKDPAVDRYKVQNTPKSSVHQPAPSNSSMIHPVRTVEEDSNECDSGLDNASTSSFEFHGGEKTAAKNPTAGYFSRQASSKWNDAEKWIVNKQTVQQNTTTKGASQNQSAHQVSSAAPRGGGVVPKHHGTFARPIQNMKRFNPASSASRSILERLSFASHQPKLVRHADVCADQGSSAISDYQKGQAETDSIAIKPCNDTEAISTVQAVSVRDVGTEMTPIPSQDPSRTGTPLGSVTPTRSPNCSIPSTPVGGRSSASIGEDNADDGPYFNRKGGMNEMSEDEIRLKARKEIAALGVQLGKMNIASWASKEELELVSATPSIADLERMKQEYATRAAAFEDAENSKHTARFKKEELKIEAWESRQRTKVESEMKRLEERAEKMRSEAMARMAERLELARRVAEEKRASANAKMNKQAARAVQKADLIRQTGRIPGSRILCCGCFCEP; via the exons ATGGAGTATGAGAGGATTCACAAGCCCCAG GCAGGCGCCCTTTCTCCCACAAAGCTGAGGATGAAGCTCCTGGGAGCCCACAACCGCGtgagggtcatcagcagcagctcGTCGCGAACATCGCCTTCAAAGAACGCCGAGCCATCGCTAGCGCACAACAGATTATTAGTATGCGATGTTCTTGACGAAG TTTCAGACAGCTCCGGTGCCTCCAAATGCCCTGCAGCAGTCAGCAACACCGAAGTTATAGACAAGGATCCAGCAGTAGATAGGTACAAGGTTCAGAACACGCCCAAGAGTTCAGTTCACCAACCGGCGCCGAGCAACTCAAGCATGATACATCCAGTGCGAACTGTCGAGGAGGACAGTAACGAATGCGACAGTGGTCTTGACAATGCCAGTACCAGCAGCTTCGAGTTCCATGGAGGTGAGAAGACGGCGGCGAAGAACCCAACGGCGGGGTACTTCTCGAGACAGGCTTCCTCCAAGTGGAACGACGCGGAGAAATGGATTGTGAACAAGCAGACTGTTCAGCAGAACACCACCACCAAGGGCGCATCGCAGAACCAGAGTGCGCACCAGGTGAGTTCCGCTGCGCCCAGGGGCGGTGGCGTTGTGCCCAAACACCACGGAACATTTGCTCGCCCCATTCAGAACATGAAGAGATTCAATCCGGCTTCGTCAGCCTCTCGGAGCATATTAGAGAGGCTGTCTTTCGCTTCGCATCAGCCGAAGCTGGTCAGGCATGCTGATGTCTGTGCAGATCAAGGTTCTAGCGCCATCTCGGACTATCAGAAGGGTCAAGCTGAAACCGATTCAATTGCAATTAAGCCCTGCAATGATACTGAAG CTATTTCTACAGTTCAGGCGGTGTCTGTGAGAGATGTGGGCACAGAAATGACTCCAATACCAAGTCAAGATCCGTCAAGAACAGGAACACCACTTGGGTCTGTGACACCGACTCGCAGCCCTAATTGTTCGATACCATCAACTCCTGTAGGTGGACGATCGTCGGCATCAATAGGAGAAGACAACGCAGATGATGGTCCTTATTTCAACAGAAAAGGTGGCATGAATGAAATGTCAGAGGATGAAATCAGGCTCAAGGCAAGGAAAGAAATCGCTGCCCTAGGTGTACAACTAGGAAAGATGAACATTGCTTCATGGGCTAGTAAAGAGGAGCTAGAATTAGTCTCTGCGACACCGAGCATCGCTGATCTGGAGCGGATGAAGCAGGAATACGCTACTCGTGCTGCAGCATTCGAGGATGCTGAAAATTCTAAACACACGGCACG ATTCAAGAAGGAAGAGCTGAAGATCGAAGCATGGGAGAGCCGCCAAAGAACAAAAGTTGAATCCGAAATGAAGAGACTAGAG GAACGCGCGGAGAAAATGAGAAGCGAGGCCATGGCGAGGATGGCCGAAAGGCTGGAGCTGGCACGCCGTGTGGCCGAGGAGAAGCGGGCATCAGCCAACGCCAAGATGAACAAGCAAGCAGCAAGGGCAGTTCAGAAGGCCGATCTGATTCGCCAGACAGGACGGATTCCAGGGTCGCGTATCCTATGCTGCGGCTGCTTCTGTGAACCTTAG
- the LOC123054604 gene encoding uncharacterized protein isoform X2, which translates to MKLLGAHNRVRVISSSSSRTSPSKNAEPSLAHNRLLVCDVLDEVSDSSGASKCPAAVSNTEVIDKDPAVDRYKVQNTPKSSVHQPAPSNSSMIHPVRTVEEDSNECDSGLDNASTSSFEFHGGEKTAAKNPTAGYFSRQASSKWNDAEKWIVNKQTVQQNTTTKGASQNQSAHQVSSAAPRGGGVVPKHHGTFARPIQNMKRFNPASSASRSILERLSFASHQPKLVRHADVCADQGSSAISDYQKGQAETDSIAIKPCNDTEAISTVQAVSVRDVGTEMTPIPSQDPSRTGTPLGSVTPTRSPNCSIPSTPVGGRSSASIGEDNADDGPYFNRKGGMNEMSEDEIRLKARKEIAALGVQLGKMNIASWASKEELELVSATPSIADLERMKQEYATRAAAFEDAENSKHTARFKKEELKIEAWESRQRTKVESEMKRLEERAEKMRSEAMARMAERLELARRVAEEKRASANAKMNKQAARAVQKADLIRQTGRIPGSRILCCGCFCEP; encoded by the exons ATGAAGCTCCTGGGAGCCCACAACCGCGtgagggtcatcagcagcagctcGTCGCGAACATCGCCTTCAAAGAACGCCGAGCCATCGCTAGCGCACAACAGATTATTAGTATGCGATGTTCTTGACGAAG TTTCAGACAGCTCCGGTGCCTCCAAATGCCCTGCAGCAGTCAGCAACACCGAAGTTATAGACAAGGATCCAGCAGTAGATAGGTACAAGGTTCAGAACACGCCCAAGAGTTCAGTTCACCAACCGGCGCCGAGCAACTCAAGCATGATACATCCAGTGCGAACTGTCGAGGAGGACAGTAACGAATGCGACAGTGGTCTTGACAATGCCAGTACCAGCAGCTTCGAGTTCCATGGAGGTGAGAAGACGGCGGCGAAGAACCCAACGGCGGGGTACTTCTCGAGACAGGCTTCCTCCAAGTGGAACGACGCGGAGAAATGGATTGTGAACAAGCAGACTGTTCAGCAGAACACCACCACCAAGGGCGCATCGCAGAACCAGAGTGCGCACCAGGTGAGTTCCGCTGCGCCCAGGGGCGGTGGCGTTGTGCCCAAACACCACGGAACATTTGCTCGCCCCATTCAGAACATGAAGAGATTCAATCCGGCTTCGTCAGCCTCTCGGAGCATATTAGAGAGGCTGTCTTTCGCTTCGCATCAGCCGAAGCTGGTCAGGCATGCTGATGTCTGTGCAGATCAAGGTTCTAGCGCCATCTCGGACTATCAGAAGGGTCAAGCTGAAACCGATTCAATTGCAATTAAGCCCTGCAATGATACTGAAG CTATTTCTACAGTTCAGGCGGTGTCTGTGAGAGATGTGGGCACAGAAATGACTCCAATACCAAGTCAAGATCCGTCAAGAACAGGAACACCACTTGGGTCTGTGACACCGACTCGCAGCCCTAATTGTTCGATACCATCAACTCCTGTAGGTGGACGATCGTCGGCATCAATAGGAGAAGACAACGCAGATGATGGTCCTTATTTCAACAGAAAAGGTGGCATGAATGAAATGTCAGAGGATGAAATCAGGCTCAAGGCAAGGAAAGAAATCGCTGCCCTAGGTGTACAACTAGGAAAGATGAACATTGCTTCATGGGCTAGTAAAGAGGAGCTAGAATTAGTCTCTGCGACACCGAGCATCGCTGATCTGGAGCGGATGAAGCAGGAATACGCTACTCGTGCTGCAGCATTCGAGGATGCTGAAAATTCTAAACACACGGCACG ATTCAAGAAGGAAGAGCTGAAGATCGAAGCATGGGAGAGCCGCCAAAGAACAAAAGTTGAATCCGAAATGAAGAGACTAGAG GAACGCGCGGAGAAAATGAGAAGCGAGGCCATGGCGAGGATGGCCGAAAGGCTGGAGCTGGCACGCCGTGTGGCCGAGGAGAAGCGGGCATCAGCCAACGCCAAGATGAACAAGCAAGCAGCAAGGGCAGTTCAGAAGGCCGATCTGATTCGCCAGACAGGACGGATTCCAGGGTCGCGTATCCTATGCTGCGGCTGCTTCTGTGAACCTTAG